One genomic window of Fusarium keratoplasticum isolate Fu6.1 chromosome 3, whole genome shotgun sequence includes the following:
- a CDS encoding HET-domain-containing protein, with the protein MVEFTYSPLTHPDEIRVLTLHPGVGTDQLEGSIKHIQLSTGEPQSMHSQDNPQPPPVTSMGAPNLTQAQTAIQAFDSILGYGYLPHNGLEPWDPGPTAGSFPAPESTHPEVWNWGLVQRQAMRLRTKGGGQVMEAGTAFEFKCSRRSYGQQEYDALSYTWGDPTPVEILVVGDQYIGIARNLYDALIQLRSPTKTRRLWIDAICIEQDNIMERNHQVQMMKRVFSDAASVIVWLGDLPSNVTPTLDMILGFNTGTQKPILKYKKEALEGLANIFRRPWWRRMWIVQEVVAARELVIMLGPTIFPWKFMRNLCQAIQLDEFRKDDHAPILRSCRYQKFTALDNFRQTADMPLVSLLRCTRDYQASDPRDKLYALLGLASDIGPEDFFPDYSKPAQRVWEDLVKFMVTRRHSLDIICSAQFFAPAPGIPGLQSWLPSWQTPSTAHLSTLEPIGQYDGSAAGDTEPVVDLSHFPRILMAEGIVVDTVELYGGSITVAHECLSTIRRWRYLASQRMDSQNMGCFWRVIVADRDHMGNRATDRFGRNFEPFIEGSNQGLSRRTQNFSDAVTRAVMGRRFFITRKGRLGLGPREIRIGDKVVILKGCYMPLVLRADGEFRILVGEAYVSGIMRGEAFMGPEVGRYKARMMKLK; encoded by the exons ATGGTTGAATTCACCTATTCCCCGCTGACTCACCCTGACGAGATTAGAGTGTTAACTCTGCATCCTGGCGTTGGCACCGACCAGCTCGAAGGGTCGATCAAACACATTCAACTTTCCACCGGCGAGCCTCAGTCGATGCACTCGCAAGATAATCCTCAGCCACCCCCGGTCACTTCAATGGGGGCTCCGAACTTGACACAGGCGCAAACTGCTATTCAAGCGTTCGACTCGATCCTAGGTTACGGCTACCTGCCGCATAACGGCCTCGAGCCGTGGGACCCGGGACCAACAGCCGGGTCTTTCCCAGCTCCGGAGTCAACCCACCCAGAGGTCTGGAATTGGGGGTTGGTTCAAAGACAAGCTATGAGACTTAGAACCAAGGGTGGCGG ACAGGTTATGGAAGCGGGCACCGCCTTCGAGTTCAAATGTAGCCGTCGGTCCTACGGCCAACAGGAGTATGACGCGCTCTCGTATACCTGGGGCGACCCGACGCCGGTGGAGATACTTGTCGTCGGTGATCAGTATATTGGCATCGCAAGAAATCTTTATGACGCGCTGATCCAACTCAGGTCCCCAACTAAAACCCGACGGCTGTGGATAGATGCGATTTGCATCGAGCAGGATAACATTATGGAGAGGAACCACCAGGTTCAGATGATGAAGCGCGTCTTTTCTGATGCCGCATCTGTAATCGTCTGGCTTGGTGACTTACCAAGCAATGTGACCCCGACGCTCGATATGATACTAGGTTTCAATACTGGCACACAAAAGCCCATTTTGAAGTATAAGAAGGAGGCACTGGAAGGCCTAGCGAATATCTTCAGAAGGCCGTGGTGGAGGCGGATGTGGATCGTCCAAGAGGTTGTTGCAGCCAGAGAGCTGGTCATCATGCTTGGGCCGACAATCTTTCCATGGAAGTTTATGAGGAACCTTTGTCAGGCTATCCAGCTGGACGAGTTCCGAAAAGATGACCATGCGCCCATTCTTCGATCTTGTCGGTACCAGAAGTTCACAGCGCTCGACAACTTTCGACAGACCGCGGACATGCCTCTGGTCTCTTTGCTGCGATGCACTCGAGATTACCAGGCGAGTGACCCTCGGGACAAGCTCTACGCACTCTTGGGTCTAGCCTCGGACATTGGCCCTGAGGATTTCTTTCCTGACTACTCCAAGCCGGCTCAAAGAGTGTGGGAGGACTTGGTCAAATTTATGGTGACTCGGCGCCATAGCTTGGACATTATATGTTCAGCGCAATTCTTTGCTCCAGCACCGGGCATTCCTGGTCTTCAGAGTTGGCTCCCTTCCTGGCAAACACCTTCCACTGCGCATCTTTCGACTCTGGAACCAATTGGCCAATACGATGGCAGTGCAGCGGGGGACACAGAGCCTGTGGTTGACCTGTCACATTTCCCTCGCATACTGATGGCCGAGGGGATAGTGGTTGACACAGTAGAACTATACGGAGGCTCCATCACTGTCGCCCACGAGTGTTTGTCGACGATCCGGCGCTGGCGTTATCTTGCCTCTCAGAGGATGGACTCCCAAAACATGGGGTGTTTCTGGAGGGTGATCGTCGCCGATAGGGACCACATGGGCAACCGCGCTACCGACCGTTTTGGCCGCAACTTTGAGCCCTTCATCGAAGGCTCCAACCAGGGCCTTTCGCGACGCACCCAGAACTTTTCCGACGCTGTGACGAGGGCTGTCATGGGTCGGCGGTTCTTCATCACCAGAAAGGGGAGGTTGGGGCTCGGGCCGCGTGAGATTCGGATCGGTGACAAGGTTGTCATCCTAAAAGGCTGTTACATGCCTCTAGTTCTGCGGGCTGACGGGGAATTCCGCATACTTGTCGGCGAGGCATATGTATCGGGCATCATGAGGGGAGAGGCGTTCATGGGGCCTGAGGTGGGGAGATATAAGGCCAGAatgatgaagttgaagtGA
- a CDS encoding Nitrilase encodes MSSPIKVAAIQAEPCWNDLKGSVAKTTRLIQEAAGNGAKVVGFPEIFIPGYPWTIWANSPVSNAGFMNEYFHNSLEKDSDEMEEIKTAVREAGVFVVLGYSERYKGTLYISQASQTVRSFIDETGTIVGHRRKIKPTHVERAYWGDGQAESIKAVVPSSFGNIGGLNCWEHTQPLLRYYQYSQNLDIQVSSWPLCWDPLEGQPWPYHLTPPACNRFSQVMAMEGACFVLVCSQVLTEASKASTRLENFDYARCPGGGFSMIYGPDGSELCKALQPGEEGILYADVDLKMRAMMQKNLDLVGHYSRPDLLSLRVQTEAAVPVELKERSQ; translated from the exons ATGTCCTCCCCTATCAAAGTAGCCGCTATCCAGGCCGAGCCATGCTGGAACGACTTGAAAGGCAGCGTTGCCAAAACGACACGGCTGATACAAGAGGCTGCGGGTAATGGTGCCAAGGTCGTTGGCTTTCCTGAGATTTTTATCCCAGGATACCCATG GACAATTTGGGCCAACTCGCCTGTTAGCAATGCTGGCTTTATGAACGAGTATTTCCATAATTCCCTTGAAAAGGACTCTGATGAAATGGAAGAGATCAAAACCGCCGTTCGTGAAGCCGGCGTCTTTGTTGTGCTCGGCTATAGTGAACGATATAAGGGAACCCTCTACATTTCTCAGGCAAGCCAAACAGTCCGA TCCTTCATTGATGAAACCGGCACTATTGTTGGCCATCGGCGGAAAATCAAGCCAACTCATGTCGAGAGAGCATACTGGGGCGACGGTCAAGCAGAGTCCATCAAAGCTGTCGTGCCTTCATCCTTTGGTAACATTGGCGGTTTGAACTGTTGGGAGCACACTCAGCCTCTACTGCGATACTATCAGTACTCTCAAAACCTAGATATCCAGGTGTCTAGCTGGCCCCTATGCTGGGATCCTCTAGAGGGTCAACCGTGGCCGTATCACTTGACCCCTCCGGCCTGCAACAGGTTTTCCCaggtgatggcgatggaagGAGCCTGCTTCGTCCTGGTCTGCTCTCAGGTCCTAACCGAAGCTAGTAAAGCTAGCACAAGGCTAGAGAACTTCGACTACGCTAGATGCCCTGGTGGTGGTTTCAGCATGATCTATGGGCCCGACGGCTCTGAATTGTGCAAAGCTCTGCAgccaggagaagagggtATTCTGTACGCCGATGTTGATCTGAAGATGCGAGCCATGATGCAGAAGAATCTCGACTTGGTGGGGCATTATTCGCGGCCGGACTTGCTGAGTCTTCGGGTGCAGACCGAGGCTGCTGTTCCGGTTGAACTGAAAGAGCGATCACAGTGA
- a CDS encoding SesA domain-containing protein: MALAEVTGVISAIITIIEASIKIYRTAADASDIPQSFRDAASRLPLIQDTLKLATDGLAEDVLDTQSHASLSAVLEKCTDRVAVLLDIFQLVITPARASRAERYLRALKTIPQAEKVETLMEGIMADLQLLATNQAVKAATRKQMERLISRIEVNDESCRSPIILNNSGPGRQFVHNGTGHQNVATDTATQINGSFSGGTFSFYQK; the protein is encoded by the coding sequence ATGGCACTCGCCGAAGTAACAGGTGTCATCTCGGctatcatcaccatcatcgaggCGTCAATCAAAATATACCGCACCGCTGCAGATGCGTCGGATATCCCGCAGTCCTTCCGTGATGCGGCCTCGCGTCTCCCTCTGATCCAAGACACCCTCAAGTTGGCCACCGACGGTCTCGCCGAGGATGTTCTCGACACCCAGTCACACGCCTCGCTAAGCGCCGTGCTTGAAAAGTGCACCGATAGGGTTGCAGTGCTCCTGGACATCTTTCAGCTCGTCATCACACCCGCTCGGGCTTCCCGGGCTGAGAGATACCTGAGAGCACTGAAAACGATCCCACAGGCGGAAAAGGTCGAAACCTTGATGGAGGGAATCATGGCGGATTTGCAGCTTCTGGCAACTAAccaggctgtcaaggctgcgACGAGGAAACAGATGGAAAGATTAATAAGCAGGATCGAGGTTAACGATGAGTCATGTCGCTCACCTATCATTCTAAATAACTCGGGGCCTGGGAGGCAGTTCGTCCACAACGGGACGGGGCATCAAAACGTTGCGACCGACACGGCTACGCAAATCAATGGGTCGTTCAGCGGAGGCACTTTCAGCTTTTATCAAAAGTGA
- a CDS encoding SesA domain-containing protein — MPKCRLQPPKEAAVRRESPLGETVRPPGLQIRPHCPSAEPVPRYLHSFKLRLLFLTNQKFIIMSPNETSKPQVLMQLGMLNAALQMVVNQCGSIKDAANQLEVFSVVAKHLPSLVDVFSSIQKRLDSGTAEADDAGISDKYPVIRQAALACCERSGDLQGLFHAVSESRNKTEAYRNAVECGKGEPLEMVMMDMLQNAISVATPPLVEDEQVTALNNALEEIKKLPPSLGNEPLSARIALHNHGAGNQFYHGGKGNMNHCSGGFQVTGDNHGATYNHGPMGNK, encoded by the coding sequence ATGCCAAAATGTCGACTTCAGCCTCCGAAAGAAGCTGCAGTTCGCCGAGAGTCGCCTTTGGGCGAGACTGTGCGCCCTCCCGGCCTCCAAATACGGCCGCATTGCCCATCGGCCGAGCCGGTTCCTCGCTACCTTCACTCCTTCAAACTTCGTCTCTTGTTCCTGACCAATCAAaaattcatcatcatgtcgcCGAATGAGACCTCCAAACCACAGGTGCTCATGCAACTCGGGATGCTCAACGCAGCCCTTCAGATGGTGGTAAACCAGTGCGGTTCAATTAAGGACGCAGCAAATCAGCTGGAGGTCTTCTCAGTTGTTGCCAAGCACCTCCCGTCCCTGGTTGATGTCTTCAGCTCCATCCAAAAGCGCTTGGACTCAGGTACTGCAGAGGCCGATGACGCTGGGATTAGTGACAAGTACCCCGTCATTCGCCAGGCAGCGCTTGCGTGTTGCGAGCGCAGTGGAGATCTCCAAGGGCTTTTCCATGCGGTCAGCGAGAGCCGAAACAAGACCGAAGCTTATCGCAACGCCGTGGAATGTGGCAAAGGGGAgccgttggagatggtgatgatggacaTGCTCCAGAACGCCATCAGCGTAGCCACGCCCCCACTCGTCGAGGACGAACAAGTCACGGCGCTGAACAATGCGCTGGAAGAAATCAAGAAACTCCCGCCTTCTCTGGGGAACGAGCCTCTGAGCGCCCGTATTGCTCTTCACAACCACGGCGCAGGGAACCAGTTCTACCACGGTGGCAAGGGCAACATGAACCATTGCTCGGGCGGGTTTCAGGTCACTGGCGATAACCATGGTGCGACGTATAACCATGGCCCGATGGGGAACAAATAA